The sequence GATCTCCCACTCCTGCAGCGCGCCGTCCGGGGCCGGCAGGACCGGCGGCGACCACACCGCGACGTTGCGCACCGCCAGCTGGGTGAAGACGAGGTCGTAGTGGCTCTTCTCCAGGACGGACGGCGGCGGCAGCACCACGTGCGCGTGGCGCGTCGTCTCGTTGCGGTAGACGTCGACGCAGATCAGGGCGTCGAGGCCGGCCATCGCGGCCTCCAGGCGCTCCGAGTCGGGGGCCGAGCGCGCGGGGTTGCCGGCGACGGTGATCAGCGCCCGCAGCCGGTCCTCGCCCGGCGTCTCCATCTCCTCGGCCATGACCGACGTCGGCAGCTCGCCCATGACCTCGCCGGCCCCGCGCACCCGGCTGGCCCAGCGGCCGAGCAGCATGCCGCGGCCGCGCCCGGGCTCGCCCTTCGTGTGCGGCGCGCCCGTGGCGGGGGTGGTGAAGAGCACGCCGCCCGGCCGGTCCAGGTTGCCCGTCAGGACGTTGAGGACGTCGACGAGCCACGAGGTGACGGTGCCGAAGGGGACGGTGCACGTGCCGATGCGGCCGTAGACCGCGGCGGTCGGGGCGGCGGCCAGCTCGCGCGCCAGCCGGCGGATGTCGTCCGCCGGCACGCCGCAGCGCTCCGCGACCCGCTCGGGCGCGAACGGCTCGGCCGCCCGGCGGACCTCGTCGATCCCGTTCGTCAGGGCGGCGAGCCGGCCCGGCGCCGTCAGGCCCTCGGCGAAGAGCGTGTGGACCATGCCGAGGAGCAGCAGCGCGTCGCCGCCGGGGCGCACCGCGACGTGCTCGTCGGCCTCCTCCGCCGTGCGGGAGCGCCGCGGGTCCACGACGACGACCTTCCCGCCGCGGGCCCGGATCGCGCGGATCCGCCCGCGGGCGTTCGGGGCCGTCATCAGGCTGCCGTTCGACGCGAGCGGGTTGGCGCCGAGGATCAGCAGGTGGTCCGTGCGGTCCAGGTCCGGGATCGGGATCGAGAGCGGCGTGCCGAACAGCTGCCCCGAGCTGACGTGCTTGGGCATCTGGTCGAGCGTCGACGCGCTGAAGACGTTCCGCGTGCCCAGGGCCTTCGCCAGCAGCGGCGCGTAGATCGTCCCCGCGAGCGTGTGCGAGTTGGGGTTGCCCAGGTAGATGCCGCAGGCGTTGCGGCCGTGCTCGGCGAGCAGCGGCGTCAGCAGCCGGTCGACCTCGGCGAAGGCCTCGTCCCAGGTCGCCTCGACCAGCTCGCCGTCGCGCCGCACGAGCGGGGCGCGCAGGCGGTCCGGGTCGTCGTGCAGCTCGGCGATCGACACGCCCTTCGGGCACAGGAAGCCTCGCGAGAAGACGTGCTCGCGGTCGCCGCGCACCTTCGTCACGCGGTCGTCCTCGAGCGTCAGCTCCAGGCCGCAGGTGGCCTCGCAGAGCGGGCAGGTGCGGTACGCGGTGCGGGTCGTCATGCGGGCCTCCCGGGAGCGCGCGGCCGGGATGGCCGCGCGGCGGTCGCCAGCCTACGGGCGCGGGCCGCTCGCGGGCAAGGACGCCGGGGCGCCACCGACCGCGTCGCGCGGAGCGCCGCCGGTCGGGCCGCCGCCGCGGTCGCCGCCCTCCGCGCACCCCCGAGGGCGGTGCGCGGAGCGGGCGCTAGTAGCGCACGTCGATCTCGACGCGGCGGTTGAGCGCGCGGCCGCGCTCGGTCGCGTTGCTCGTCCGCGGCTCGGTGTCGCCCGCGGAGCGGACCGTCACCCGGCCGTCGAAGCCGTGCCGGGCGAGCAGGCGGCGGAACGCCTCGGCCCGACGCTCGCCGAGTCGGCGGTTGACGGCGGCGGTGCCCCGGGCGTCGGTGTGGCCGACGATGGTGATCGTCCGCGCGCCGTCGAGCTGACGCGCGATCCGCCGGGCGAGGCGGTCGGCCGCGCGGCTGGGCGTCGCGGAGTCGAAGGCGAAGAGCCCGTCGGTGGGCACCACGAGGACCTTGCGCGGCAGCAGGCGCACGGTCTTGCGGACCTTCGACGTGCGGCCGTCGTCGGCCTTCACCGTCAGCGTGACGCGGACGCGCAGGCCGCCGAGGCGCTGCACCTTGCGGGCCGTCGCGCGGTCCAGGTCGACCGGGACGACGCCCGACCCCGTGCGGCGGCCGGTGCCGACGGTCCGGCCGCCCCGCGTGACGGTCACCGTGCAGCGGTAGTCCGCGGCCCCGGGGGCGGCGCAGCCGACCGCGACCCGGCGCCCCGTGACCGTGGCGACGGGCGTCTCGCCGCGCTTGGCCGGGCCGCCGACGGCCAGCTCGGCGGCGATCGGCGCGTCGGGGGCGGGGGTGGGGGCGACCGGCGTCGGGGCGGGCGCGGCCGGCGGGGTCGCCGGGGCCGGGGTCGGCGTCGGCGCGGCCGGCGTCGGCGCGACGACCGTCCAGGCGACCGTCGTGGTCGCGCCCTGGTTGCCCGCCGCGTCGGTCTGGCGGATCTCGGCGACGTGCGCGCCGAGGGCGAGG comes from Patulibacter sp. SYSU D01012 and encodes:
- a CDS encoding molybdopterin-dependent oxidoreductase; the protein is MTTRTAYRTCPLCEATCGLELTLEDDRVTKVRGDREHVFSRGFLCPKGVSIAELHDDPDRLRAPLVRRDGELVEATWDEAFAEVDRLLTPLLAEHGRNACGIYLGNPNSHTLAGTIYAPLLAKALGTRNVFSASTLDQMPKHVSSGQLFGTPLSIPIPDLDRTDHLLILGANPLASNGSLMTAPNARGRIRAIRARGGKVVVVDPRRSRTAEEADEHVAVRPGGDALLLLGMVHTLFAEGLTAPGRLAALTNGIDEVRRAAEPFAPERVAERCGVPADDIRRLARELAAAPTAAVYGRIGTCTVPFGTVTSWLVDVLNVLTGNLDRPGGVLFTTPATGAPHTKGEPGRGRGMLLGRWASRVRGAGEVMGELPTSVMAEEMETPGEDRLRALITVAGNPARSAPDSERLEAAMAGLDALICVDVYRNETTRHAHVVLPPPSVLEKSHYDLVFTQLAVRNVAVWSPPVLPAPDGALQEWEILLRLVGVVTGQGPDADVAAMDGFVAAEAARKEARSPASPLHGREPGDVLAELVDADGAPRTGPARMVDLLLRAGPHDLTLADLEAAPHGVDLGPLQPRLPDALRTPSGRIELAPAPIVADLPRLATELDEPVDPDALVLVGRRHLRSNNSWMHNLPLLAGGPARCTLQVHPDDAARLGLENGADARIASRAGEVQAPVEVTDAIRPGVVSLPHGWGHDAPGARLDVAARRPGTNSNVLTDDAQTDAISGTAVLNGIPVTVRAAARVAVAAD